A region of Vitis riparia cultivar Riparia Gloire de Montpellier isolate 1030 chromosome 12, EGFV_Vit.rip_1.0, whole genome shotgun sequence DNA encodes the following proteins:
- the LOC117927025 gene encoding F-box/kelch-repeat protein At1g22040-like, which produces MGSALSLNGSKTRFEEHSEISVDETCKRQRLSSSISEGNENVRLIPNLPDEISFQILARVPRIFYLNMRLVSRSWKGAIMSTELFNLRKELGTTEEWLYILTKIKDDKLLWYSLDPLSRRWQRLPPMPNVAHEDGYRKGFSGLRMLNMVGSSNKIADVIRGWLGRRDELDRIPFCGSAIGTVDGCLYVLGGFSRASALTSVWRYDPVQNGWSEVSPMSIGRAYCKTGVLNNKLYVVGGVTRGRGGLIPLQSAEVFDPRTGVWSQIPSMPFAKAQVLPTAFLADLLKPIATGMTSYKGKLFVPQSLYYWPFFVDVGGEVYDPETNSWFEMPVGMGEGWPARQAGTKLGAIVDEELYALDPSSSADIATIKVYDYQCDSWKVVSTDVPIHDFAEAESPYLLASFLGKLHVITKDANNNFTVLQANMQNHLHSFSLTPLSPLGNNSSEQTESAAESETDVWKVIAAMSAGACELVSCQILGI; this is translated from the coding sequence ATGGGTTCTGCATTGAGCCTGAATGGCTCGAAGACCAGATTTGAGGAGCACTCTGAGATTTCAGTGGATGAAACCTGCAAGAGGCAAAGACTCTCATCAAGCATTTCTGAGGGGAATGAAAACGTGAGACTGATTCCCAACCTTCCTGATGAGATATCATTCCAAATTCTTGCAAGAGTTCCTAGAATTTTCTATTTGAATATGAGGTTGGTGTCTCGGAGCTGGAAAGGTGCTATTATGAGTACTGAACTCTTCAATTTGAGAAAAGAGCTTGGAACGACAGAAGAATGGCTCTACATATTAACGAAGATCAAAGATGATAAGCTGTTGTGGTATTCTTTGGATCCTTTGTCCAGGAGATGGCAAAGATTGCCACCAATGCCTAATGTTGCTCATGAAGATGGTTATAGAAAGGGTTTCTCAGGCCTTCGGATGTTGAACATGGTGGGGTCAAGCAATAAAATTGCAGATGTCATAAGGGGTTGGCTTGGGAGGAGGGATGAATTGGACCGAATCCCATTTTGTGGTTCTGCTATTGGGACTGTTGATGGTTGCCTCTATGTGTTAGGGGGATTTTCTAGAGCTTCAGCCCTTACGAGTGTCTGGCGATATGATCCAGTTCAAAATGGATGGAGTGAAGTGAGCCCTATGTCCATTGGTAGAGCTTATTGTAAGACAGGTGTCTTAAATAATAAGCTTTATGTCGTCGGAGGAGTTACCAGAGGTCGTGGTGGATTGATCCCTCTTCAGTCTGCTGAAGTATTTGATCCTCGTACAGGCGTATGGTCTCAAATACCAAGCATGCCTTTTGCAAAAGCGCAAGTACTACCCACTGCCTTCCTGGCTGATTTGCTCAAGCCCATTGCAACTGGAATGACATCATACAAGGGAAAGTTATTTGTGCCCCAGAGTTTATATTACTGGCCTTTTTTTGTTGATGTAGGAGGAGAGGTTTATGATCCTGAGACAAATTCATGGTTTGAAATGCCTGTTGGCATGGGTGAGGGTTGGCCTGCTAGGCAGGCGGGAACAAAATTGGGTGCCATAGTCGACGAAGAGTTATATGCACTAGATCCTTCAAGTTCTGCAGATATTGCTACAATCAAAGTATATGATTACCAATGTGATTCTTGGAAAGTTGTTTCCACAGATGTTCCCATTCATGACTTTGCTGAGGCAGAATCTCCTTATTTACTTGCTTCGTTTCTCGGGAAGCTTCATGTGATCACTAAAGATGCCAATAACAACTTCACAGTCCTGCAGGCTAACATGCAAAATCATTTACACTCTTTTTCGTTGACTCCATTGTCTCCCTTAGGAAACAACTCCTCTGAACAAACTGAATCAGCAGCAGAATCAGAAACAGATGTTTGGAAGGTCATTGCTGCCATGAGCGCGGGGGCTTGTGAGCTGGTTAGTTGTCAGATCCTTGGCATCTAA
- the LOC117927080 gene encoding aminotransferase ALD1, chloroplastic-like yields MYKLSTFSSMPPAIFLQPRMSHASLKVQEDGIGVCTRVTRNLNMEKLRNGYLFPEIAMRELEHMKKYPNAKVISLGIGDTTEPIPDIVTSSMANHARRLSTVEGYRGYGAEQGNKALRKAIAETLYGDLPIKDTEIFVSDGSQCDISRLQLLLGSNVTIAVQDPTFPAYIDSSVIIGQTGDFQDETGKYQNIKYLPCRPQNNFFPDLTTTATTDVIFICSPNNPTGHAASRKQLEQLVEFARANRSIIIFDSAYAAYVTDESPRSIFEIPGAREVAIEISSFSKFAGFTGVRLGWTVVPDELLFSNGFPVIKDFNRIVCTCFNGASSVAQAGGLACLSSDGLMAVQSVVDYYKENAKILGDTFTSLGLDVYGGINAPYAWVRFPGMKSWDVFTELLEKTHIITVPGCGFGPGGEEHIRVSAFGHRECILEASRRLKSLLS; encoded by the exons ATGTATAAGCTTTCTACCTTCAGTTCCATGCCTCCTGCAATTTTCTTGCAGCCTAGGATGTCTCATGCAAG CTTGAAAGTCCAAGAGGATGGAATAG GTGTTTGTACAAGGGTGACCCGGAACTTGAACATGGAGAAGCTGAGAAATGGTTATCTGTTTCCTGAG ATTGCTATGCGTGAGCTTGAACACATGAAGAAGTATCCAAATGCGAAAGTGATAAGCCTTGGGATTGGTGATACCACAGAGCCTATACCGGATATCGTAACATCAAGCATGGCAAAC CATGCACGTCGGCTTTCGACGGTTGAAGGTTATAGAGGGTATGGGGCAGAGCAAGGGAACAAG GCACTTAGGAAGGCAATTGCAGAAACCTTGTATGGAGATCTACCCATTAAAGACACAGAAATATTTGTCTCAGATGGTTCTCAGTGTGATATTTCTCGCCTCCAG CTGCTTCTGGGATCCAATGTGACCATTGCTGTGCAAGATCCAACTTTTCCA GCTTATATAGATTCGAGTGTCATAATTGGTCAGACCGGTGACTTCCAAGATGAAACTGGCAAGTACCAGAACATCAAATACTTGCCATGCAGGCCacagaataatttttttccagaCTTGACTACAACTGCAACCACAGATGTCATATTCATCTGCTCTCCAAACAATCCCACTGGCCATGCAGCATCCAGGAAGCAGTTAGAGCAGCTAGTGGAGTTTGCAAGGGCAAATagatcaattattatttttgactCTGCCTATGCAGCTTATGTCACAGATGAAAGTCCTAGATCAATCTTTGAGATTCCTGGTGCCAGAGAG GTTGCCATTGAAATTTCGTCCTTCTCCAAATTTGCTGGATTCACAGGTGTCCGTCTTGGTTGGACAGTGGTCCCTGATGAACTCTTGTTTTCGAATGGCTTTCCTGTCATAAAAGATTTCAACCGCATTGTATGCACTTGCTTCAATGGAGCATCCAGCGTAGCTCAGGCGGGGGGACTAGCATGCCTTTCCTCAGATGGATTAATG GCAGTGCAATCTGTGGTTGACTACtacaaagagaatgcaaagatcCTGGGTGACACTTTCACTTCACTTGGTCTAGACGTATATGGTGGCATAAATGCCCCTTATGCTTGGGTGCGTTTTCCAGGTATGAAATCTTGGGATGTATTCACTGAGCTTCTTGAGAAGACACACATAATAACAGTTCCAGGTTGCGGATTTGGACCTGGGGGTGAAGAGCATATTAGAGTTAGTGCTTTTGGACACAGAGAATGTATCTTAGAGGCCTCAAGGAGGCTgaaaagccttctttcctag